The Pochonia chlamydosporia 170 chromosome Unknown PCv3seq00016, whole genome shotgun sequence genome contains a region encoding:
- a CDS encoding kinesin (similar to Talaromyces stipitatus ATCC 10500 XP_002482645.1), giving the protein MTRCENSGAVPSPPSFLATWGQTPQSRTMPDPAIPTASTRGATSKGPRAAASNEASPTRLQAFHCFARTWHRLRWQLIGFSDSYRRALASSESGFTLQDAERNFKLDFHGFYALIEQAIVNLLLVFRIALPNRPPSTSRELNESSTLANLLMALDEHSSLRATLGTGNVSRALWTANELGNIWKNPEETEGIPSLRMYNLPWVVVGIMRGLEAASSQLRIGHLIPVKKLSNIEPPLQILSYTSGRQDLSNNPDAQKLASRLDGLPFALASAGAYLSEAPSLSFADYLVWYNKSWLRLQKQTPQLLSYEDHALYSTWELSYNHVKQRNELSAKLLQLWAYFDNQDIWLELLQEGRRDGPKWFSELVEDRLSFDDAVRVLCGHALVEADNTPGYEGSESKGYNMHSCVHSWTIHVLNQEWDFGLAKLAVQCVGSHLSLRQQPQYWIIGRRLIRHANRSLFLVDMTSHEDVSIFRSMYSIGKLYAYQGKPGEAEKMYQRALDGQNSVLGFDHESTLDTAFALGALYADQGKTDEAENIYRRVLKVREKTFGPSDGSTLQTANDLGLLYAYLGRLDEAKEMYTRVLEGREKTLGPYNKSTLQTVQMLGLLYRNQGRLSESEEVLQRALEGFETLCGSDNITTLEIASSLGLVYISQGKLDEAEMFLQRALEGFEKLFGPGHKSTLNSVYNLGFLYQHQFKVVEAEKLYMRVLEGRENTLGRDHASTIEAFQMMGLFFTGQGRSKEAEKMYQKAFEGQEKALGRGHTKASELVDDLNLLCTDQDKPDEGAKMYQWVLEGRKKNNQWVLEGGEEKILPGQASTSDTVNTMGNIYFSQDKLGETENIYRQAEEQLEKSLGPNNKWTLFAVKSLGDFYVSHGKLDKAENKYLKVLDGSNKEYGPNHTWTLQMVYYLGSFYATNGKLDKAEEMYLKALSGSKKEHGIDHIWTIQTVSSLGRLYVIQGKIGEAEKVYHQSLERFRKTLGPNHASTLETINNLGNLYENHGRGDDAEKMYEQVLEGIEKALGPGHILTLQMVSSMGYFYNGQRKLDEAEKMFQRALSGMQKLLGSDHIWTLQTIWHMAMFYDLQNNPNRAEKMYMQALEGGKNAFGEDHILTFFIAISLGWSYSLRGKENEAVEILLSVLDREEKVLGPYNELTVETIDSLGLIYKSQNNGSKADEMFQRAMKGKEKTFGPDHESTLKYVYKLGCFYVSQRKPDKAEAMYQRVLDALERAEKVEKVSRSRIKLAIRAANKLGVLYADQRRLDEAGKLYRTALQLGVEMLGPDHKLMLRTATNLEGLHTSHQPYRSLLVIFPGVIVVLALILFASS; this is encoded by the exons ATGACCCGCTGTGAGAACTCTGGCGCTGTGCCATCACCTCCTTCGTTTTTGGCGACCTGGGGGCAGACTCCACAGTCGCGGACCATGCCAGACCCTGCAATACCTACTGCTTCCACGAGAGGAGCGACGAGCAAGGGGCCAAGGGCTGCCGCCTCCAATGAGGCATCCCCTACCCGTCTCCAGGCCTTCCACTGCTTTGCACGCACCTGGCACCGTCTCCGCTGGCAGCTCATTGGCTTTAGTGATTCGTACCGTCGTGCTTTAGCATCCTCAGAATCCGGGTTTACCTTGCAGGACGCAGAGCGTAATTTTAAGCTGGATTTTCACGGATTTTACGCATTGATTGAGCAAGCTATTGTCAATTTGCTGCTTGTCTTTAGGATCGCTCTGCCCAACCGACCACCCAGTACAAGCAGAGAGTTGAATGAATCATCCACACTCGCCAACCTACTGATGGCACTTGATGAACATAGTTCACTACGTGCGACACTGGGAACGGGAAATGTGAGTCGGGCATTGTGGACAGCCAACGAACTAGGAAATATATGGAAGAACCCGGAAGAGACAGAGGGAATTCCCTCATTGAGGATGTATAACTTGCCGTGGGTCGTGGTGGGCATAATGAGGGGTTTAGAAGCTGC ATCCTCTCAATTACGAAtcggccatctcatccccGTTAAAAAGCTAAGTAACATTGAGCCACCTCTTCAAATACTCTCTTATACGTCAGGACGGCAAGACTTAAGCAATA ATCCTGACGCTCAAAAATTGGCTTCCCGGTTAGATGGGCTTCCATTTGCTCTTGCATCGGCAGGTGCCTATTTGTCCGAGGCACCGAGCCTCAGTTTCGCTGACTACCTTGTTTGGTACAACAAATCATGGCTTCGTCTCCAGAAGCAAACCCCGCAGCTACTCTCTTACGAAGATCATGCACTGTATTCTACGTGGGAACTCTCATACAATCATGTTAAACAGCGAAATGAATTATCGGCGAAGCTTCTTCAACTATGGGCGTACTTTGACAATCAGGATATTTGGCTTGAGCTCCTTCAGGAGGGTAGGAGAGACGGTCCGAAGTGGTTCTCAGAGTTGGTTGAAGACCGGCTTAGCTTCGATGACGCAGTAAGGGTACTTTGTGGCCATGCTCTAGTGGAAGCAGACAACACGCCTGGATATGAAGGTTCCGAATCAAAAGGATATAACATGCATAGTTGCGTACATTCGTGGACAATCCATGTATTGAACCAAGAATGGGACTTCGGACTagccaagttggctgtgCAGTGTGTAGGGTCCCATTTGTCATTGCGCCAGCAACCTCAATACTGGATTATAGGACGACGCCTTATTCGGCATGCTAATCGgtctttgtttcttgtcgacATGACCTCACATGAAGATGTATCCATATTCCGCTCGATGTACTCTATTGGAAAGCTCTACGCCTATCAAGGTAAGCCAGGCGAAGCGGAGAAAATGTACCAACGTGCCCTTGATGGACAAAACAGCGTTTTGGGTTTTGACCACGAGTCTACACTTGATACGGCCTTTGCCTTGGGCGCACTTTACGCAGATCAGGGCAAGACTGATGAGGCAGAGAATATATACCGGCGAGTGCTTAAGGTGAGGGAGAAGACGTTCGGTCCTAGCGATGGATCAACGCTACAGACAGCGAACGATTTAGGTCTACTCTACGCATATTTAGGCAGGCTAGACGAAGCAAAGGAAATGTACACCAGGGTGCTTGAAGGAAGAGAGAAGACTCTGGGTCCTTATAATAAGTCGACACTCCAAACAGTACAAATGTTGGGCCTGCTTTACAGAAATCAAGGACGACTAAGCGAGTCCGAGGAAGTGTTACAAAGGGCTCTAGAGGGATTCGAGACGCTTTGTGGATCCGATAACATAACAACTCTTGAGATAGCCAGCTCATTGGGCCTCGTATATATCTCCCAAGGCAAGCTAGACGAAGCAGAGATGTTTTTGCAGCGAGCGCTGGAAGGATTTGAGAAATTATTTGGCCCTGGTCACAAATCAACACTTAACTCGGTGTACAACTTGGGCTTCCTctatcaacatcaatttAAGGTAGTTGAGGCGGAGAAATTGTACATGAGGGTACttgaaggaagagaaaaTACACTCGGTCGTGATCATGCATCAACGATCGAGGCGTTCCAGATGATGGGCCTTTTTTTTACGGGCCAAGGTAGATCAAAGGAGGCCGAGAAGATGTATCAGAAGGCCTTCGAAGGGCAAGAGAAGGCACTCGGTCGCGGTCACACCAAAGCGTCAGAGCTGGTCGACGACTTGAACCTCCTCTGCACCGACCAGGACAAGCCGGACGAAGGCGCGAAGATGTACCAGTGGGTgctggaaggaaggaaaaagaaCAACCAGTGGGTGCTAGAAGGAGGGGAAGAGAAGATATTACCTGGCCAAGCGTCGACATCTGATACAGTTAATACCATGGGCAATATCTACTTCAGCCAAGATAAACTGGGCGAAACAGAGAATATATATCGGCAGGCAGAGGAACAACTAGAGAAGTCGCTCGGCCCCAACAACAAATGGACACTCTTTGCAGTCAAAAGCTTAGGCGATTTCTATGTTAGTCATGGCAAGTTGGATAAGGCGGAGAATAAATACTTGAAGGTGCTGGATGGAAGTAACAAGGAGTATGGTCCTAACCACACATGGACACTCCAGATGGTCTACTACCTAGGCAGCTTCTATGCGACCAATGGCAAGTTGGAcaaggcggaggagatgTACCTGAAAGCGCTGAGTGGCAGCAAGAAGGAGCATGGTATTGATCACATATGGACAATCCAGACGGTCAGCAGCCTCGGGCGACTCTACGTCATTCAAGGCAAGATCGGCGAAGCGGAGAAGGTGTACCATCAGTCCTTAGAGAGATTTAGGAAGACGTTGGGTCCTAATCATGCATCAACACTCGAGACAATCAATAACTTGGGGAATCTCTACGAAAATCATGGCCGTGGAGATGATGCAGAGAAAATGTACGAACAGGTTCTGGAAGGGATTGAAAAGGCGCTTGGGCCTGGCCACATATTAACTCTCCAGATGGTCAGCAGCATGGGCTACTTCTACAATGGCCAACGGAAATTagacgaggcagagaagatgtTTCAGCGGGCACTCAGCGGGATGCAAAAGTTACTTGGATCTGATCACATATGGACACTGCAGACAATCTGGCACATGGCCATGTTCTACGACTTGCAAAACAACCCGAACAGGGCAGAGAAGATGTACATGCAGGCTTTGGAAGGGGGTAAGAACGCTTTCGGAGAAGATCACATATTGACATTCTTTATAGCCATCTCATTAGGTTGGTCCTACTCGCTCCGAGGCAAGGAAAACGAAGCAGTGGAGATACTCCTGTCGGTACTAGATAGAGAGGAGAAAGTGCTTGGCCCTTATAATGAGCTTACGGTTGAGACGATCGACTCTTTAGGCCTTATCTACAAAAGTCAGAATAACGGAAGCAAAGCAGATGAGATGTTTCAGAGAGCCATGaaagggaaggagaagaCATTTGGTCCCGATCACGAATCAACACTCAAGTATGTCTATAAGCTGGGTTGTTTCTATGTATCCCAGCGCAAGCCGGACAAGGCAGAGGCAATGTACCAGCGAGTACTAGATGCCTTAGAGAGGGCAGAAAAAGTTGAAAAGGTGTCGAGATCCAGAATTAAATTGGCGATTCGAGCAGCCAATAAACTGGGTGTCTTATATGCGGACCAGCGCAGGCTAGACGAGGCAGGGAAGCTATACCGAACCGCACTACAACTTGGAGTCGAGATGCTTGGACCTGACCATAAATTGATGCTGCGGACAGCAACTAATCTAGAAGGCTTACATACGAGTCACCAGCCGTATCGCTCCCTCTTGGTTATATTTCCTGGCGTTATTGTTGTGCTTGCTCTTATACTTTTCGCTTCATCATGA
- a CDS encoding ankyrin repeat protein (similar to Arthroderma otae CBS 113480 XP_002842645.1), with protein MSLVLAVNALKRKLAGTDYTVGWICAIGTEHVAARAFLDEEHERPEDVPDNDDNDYTLGRIGKHNIVIVVLPIGEYGIVAAACAAKDMSRSFPNIRIGMMVGIGGGAPSRKHDIRLGDIVVSAPGDGNGGVFQYDFGKAMQGGTFHTTGFLNQPPTFLRTAVNGLRSQYKSKGHQLEEAICSILERHPRLQDYARPKPSTDRLYKPEVAHLPEVEASCAACCGNDPLHLVSRRERTKHEDNPAIHYGLIASSNQVMKDALIRDRLIAQKDVLCFEMEAAGLMNQFPCLVIRGICDYSDSHKNKNWQGYAAMAAAAYAKDLLCRVHPSIVEAERKIGDIMRDIQELAEAQLGVSKKQLEMQEDAVKSEHAAEKRQCLQLFRLTGSNEETTYEWYKDRVEDRVEGTCQWFLQHPNFQEWLKQDSGPLLVSADPGCGKSVLAKYLVDHGLPRSSAICYFFFKEQDQNKVRQALCALLHQLFSQKPSLINHAMAQFRKDGQGLINSTQSLWTVLGNAVQDPEAGPVILVLDALDECAELEFENLVRNVKSQLSSDSISLGKLKYLLTSRPYEQIVSQFRDRDLLTAFPNIHIPGEDESEAISQEVNHVITHRVNQLSESKRLSCDLKIYLEKRLRDATHRTYLWVYLVFDYLEKENFKKTKKGVEATISTLPRSINEAYEKILNKSKDEERPMVQKALSIILAASRPLTLLEMNIAVNIDYASHSIDDVDLENEEDFKIRLRSWCGLFISVHHGRIYFLHQTAREFLLAEATTSPTTVPSELEWHHAITMRYAHAALAKICVLYLNLFNSDVSLPTYATGSVDRRALLAYSAETWSAHFREADIIDDDAIVSLALRICDPNSKSYWAWFRAHDNTTYMKTTKHFTALGVASYYGHRAIVKLLLKEGANTEAKNSNGQTPLWEAVEDGREAIVKLLLDNNADTEAKDSRYCETPLWRAVWGGCVAIIQLLLENGASTEAKDSNGRTPLSYAALTGHEAIVKLLLEHGADVEAKDSRYSRTPLSYAARRGHEPIVKLLLENGADTEAKSSSGRTHFRMPPLRDMKLSSSCWWRTAPMSRRQTVTVGRRSRMPSGEDTRTSSLYSNGNIPKYVNTLLCPRKVVPA; from the exons ATGTCGCTAGTGCTAGCAGTCAACGCTCTAAAGCGAAAGTTGGCGGGTACGGACTACACGGTGGGCTGGATCTGCGCCATAGGTACAGAGCACGTCGCTGCACGGGCGTTTCTCGACGAAGAGCATGAAAGGCCAGAAGACGTGCCCGACAACGACGATAACGATTATACCTTAGGAAGGATTGGGAAACATAacattgtcattgttgtcttACCCATCGGGGAGTACGGTATCGTCGCTGCAGCATGTGCGGCCAAAGATATGTCACGCAGCTTTCCAAACATCCGAATCGGTATGATGGTCGGCATCGGCGGTGGAGCACCAAGTCGAAAGCATGACATACGTCTCGGCGACATTGTGGTCAGCGCTCCTGGTGATGGAAATGGTGGTGTGTTCCAGTATGACTTTGGTAAGGCGATGCAAGGAGGAACCTTTCACACAACAGGTTTTCTCAACCAGCCACCAACCTTTCTTCGGACTGCGGTGAATGGTCTTAGGAGCCAGTATAAGAGCAAGGGCCATCAGCTTGAGGAGGCCATCTGCAGCATTCTTGAGCGACACCCAAGACTGCAGGACTATGCTCGACCGAAGCCTAGCACTGACAGGCTGTACAAACCTGAAGTCGCCCATCTTCCAGAGGTTGAAGCCAGTTGCGCGGCATGCTGCGGTAATGATCCATTGCACTTAGTATCGCGGCGTGAACGAACCAAACATGAGGACAACCCGGCAATTCACTATGGCTTGATTGCCTCCTCAAACCAGGTGATGAAAGACGCTTTGATCCGGGATAGACTCATAGCGCAGAAGGATGTTCTGTGTTTCGAAATGGAAGCAGCTGGACTGATGAACCAATTTCCATGCTTGGTTATTCGCGGTATCTGTGATTACTCGGACTCccacaagaacaagaactggCAGGGCTATgcggcaatggcggcggccgCATACGCGAAAGATCTTCTATGCAGAGTCCATCCGAGTATTGTTGAGGCAGAGAGGAAAATTGGTGATATTATGAGAG ACATCCAAGAACTTGCGGAAGCGCAACTTGGTGTCTCGAAGAAACAGCTTGAGATGcaagaagatgcagtcaaAAGTGAACACGCTGCTGAGAAAAGACAGTGCCTTCAACTGTTTCGTCTTACCGGAAGCAATGAGGAGACCACCTATGAGTGGTACAAGGACCGCGTGGAAGATCGAGTGGAAGGCACCTGCCAATGGTTTCTCCAACATCCCAATTTCCAAGAGTGGCTCAAACAGGACTCAGGCCCACTGCTAGTCTCGGCGGATCCTGGCTGTGGGAAGTCGGTATTGGCCAAGTACCTGGTCGACCACGGTCTGCCACGATCGTCAGCCATCTGctatttcttcttcaaggagCAAGACCAGAACAAGGTCCGCCAGGCACTCTGCGCCCTGCTTCATCAACTCTTCTCTCAAAAGCCTTCCCTAATTAACCATGCCATGGCCCAATTTCGCAAGGATGGTCAAGGGTTGATTAACTCTACACAATCACTCTGGACTGTCCTTGGAAATGCGGTGCAAGATCCCGAGGCCGGCCCCGTAATCTTAGTTCTCGACGCCCTGGACGAATGTGCCGAGCTAGAATTTGAGAACCTAGTGCGCAATGTGAAGAGTCAACTTAGCAGCGACTCGATAAGCCTAGGCAAGTTGAAGTATCTTCTAACAAGTCGGCCGTATGAGCAAATTGTGTCCCAGTTCCGCGACCGCGACCTGTTGACGGCATTTCCAAACATCCATATACCAGGAGAGGATGAGTCAGAAGCTATTAGCCAGGAGGTAAATCACGTCATTACACACCGGGTCAATCAGCTATCGGAGAGCAAGCGCCTCTCATGCGATCTCAAGATATATCTGGAGAAAAGACTTCGGGATGCTACCCATCGCACCTATCTCTGGGTATACCTTGTGTTTGACTATTTAGAGAAAGAAAACTTTAAGAAGACCAAAAAAGGTGTCGAGGCCACCATTTCCACACTTCCGCGGAGTATTAACGAAGCATATGAGAAAATTCTGAACAAGTCTAAGGATGAGGAGCGTCCAATGGTCCAAAAAGCCTTAAGTATTATCTTAGCCGCGAGTCGGCCGCTAACACTCTTGGAAATGAATATTGCCGTGAATATAGATTACGCATCGCATTCTATTGACGATGTTGACTTGGAAAACGAAGAGGATTTCAAGATACGTCTTAGATCATGGTGTGGATTGTTCATCTCAGTCCATCACGGTAGGATTTATTTCCTTCACCAAACCGCTCGCGAGTTCCTCCTCGCAGAGGCGACGACTTCGCCTACGACAGTTCCGTCGGAGCTAGAATGGCACCACGCCATCACTATGCGCTACGCACACGCTGCTCTTGCCAAAATCTGTGTGTTGTACCTAAATCTCTTTAACTCCGACGTTAGCCTCCCGACATATGCGACTGGCTCTGTCGATAGACGCGCCTTATTGGCTTACTCAGCCGAAACATGGAGTGCCCACTTCCGCGAGGCCGATATtattgatgacgatgccatTGTATCTTTAGCTCTAAGGATTTGTGACCCGAATTCGAAGAGCTACTGGGCATGGTTCCGAGCACATGACAACACTACTTATATGAAGACCACCAAGCACTTTACGGCTCTTGGGGTAGCGTCGTACTATGGCCATCGTGCAATTGTTAAGCTCCTTCTCAAGGAAGGCGCCAACACCGAAGCGAAAAACAGTAacggtcagacgccgctaTGGGAGGCCGTGGAAGATGGGCGTGAAGCTATTGTCAAACTGCTGCTGGATAATAACGCCGACACCGAGGCAAAAGATAGCAGGTATTGTGAGACGCCGCTCTGGAGAGCCGTCTGGGGGGGGTGCgttgccatcatccagctcctTCTCGAGAACGGTGCCAGCACCGAAGCGAAAGACAGTAATGGTCGGACGCCGCTTTCGTATGCCGCCTTGACCGGGCATGAAGCaatcgtcaagctgctgctggagcatgGCGCCGATGTTGAGGCGAAAGACAGCAGGTACAGCCGGACGCCGCTTTCATATGCCGCCCGGCGAGGGCACGAGCCCATCGttaagctgctgctggagaaCGGCGCCGACACCGAGGCAAAAAGCAGCAGCGGTCGGACCCACTTTCGCATGCCGCCTTTGCGGGACATGAAGCtatcgtcaagctgctggtgGAGAACGGCGCCAATGTCGAGGCGACAGACAGTAACGGTCGGACGCCGATCTCGTATGCCGTCTGGCGAAGACACGAGGACATCATCACTCTACTCCAACGGGAATATCCCTAAGTATGTGAACACACTCTTATGCCCTCGGAAAGTCGTCCCTGCATAG